The Cloacibacillus sp. DNA segment AATAAGCCTGTCTACACATTGGTCAAAAATTTGGGGGTCAATGCTAAGCATGGTTTCGTCAATAAGATCTTTTTCTAAAGTCAGGATCCTATGGACTACATGCTCGTCAGATCCAACGCAAGAAATTTGACGGAACGCACTTGTTTGCGTTGCCTCTTGTGTTTGTATTCTCAAATCGAGTTGGAACGCTGAAAAGCTACTATAGCCTATAGCATAAACGAACCTAGTCAAAGTGGCTTCGCTGACATGAGCTTTTTTGGCAATTTGGGGGGCATTCAGGAGTGCCACCTCATAGATGTTGTCACATATAAACTTCCCGATGAAGGTTTGTTTTTTAGTTAGATTAGGTGCGGCTTCGATAATCTTTTCGCTTATTGTTTTCATTAGACAGCTCTTGCATAATGCAAGATACATAAGGCCTTCCTTCCTAATAATTATCCATTGTGAAATTTAATAGAAAATTATTTTTAAAATTATGAAATCATTTCTTCAGCAAGTATATATTCTATCATTGTTGTTTTAAGTACACAACTCTTATTTACTACATACGTGTCTATATTAGGACGTCAATCTCTTATATTTTTAGAATAAGCGTCCAAAATATTTTTTGTATAAAAATATTATAATTATAACAGCCTCTATAGAAGAAAAATTATACTAGATAGCGTTGAGTTCATCCTATTGACAAGAAAGCTAAAGGGAATATAATGAAGATATTATTTCATAAATCAAATAACAAAGAAATTATTTCTTAAATAATTGAAAGGGATGGAATTCGTGAGACCAAAGATAAAATTATTGGATGACGAAGAAATCAAATATATTGATCGTATTTCGAGAGATATATTAAAAGAAATTGGCTTTATTTGTGAAGATGATGAAGCAATGTCAATATTTGCAAAGGCTGGGGCGCGTGTACTGATAAAAGATAAGAAAGTTTTTCTAACCAATCATATTATTGACCAAGTTATTGAAACTTTCAATCCTATGGTGGAACTATATGGGCGCAACGGGCGTGAAACTCTTCATGTTGGAGGAGATAATCTGTATTTTGGAACCACAGGCTTTGCTACCAATTATCTTGATTTAGAAAACGGAGGGTATCGTCCGTCAACTAGTAAAGATGTCGTAGATATAATGAAGCTCTGTGACGTTTTGGATCCGCCGGATTATATTCTTCCTAGTGTTGGAGCTACAGATGTGGAGCCTGAATATGTGGATCTGTATGAGTTTAAGGCGGGAATGCTTTATACCTCCAAGCATATTCAAACGCAGGCAAATGATCGTAAAAATGTTAAGAAAATAATTAAAATGGCGGAGTTTATGGCTGGTAGCAGTGAGGAACTGAGGAAGGCGCCATTTTTTTCGTTCCTAGTAACATTGACCAGTCCTTTGCATCAGCGCAGCGACTCCATGCAGCTCATTATAGAGTCCGCGCAGAATAATATACCTCTCTTTATTGAATCTGGGCCTATGGCAGGGGCGACGTCGCCAGTGACTTTAGCTGAAACTGTCGCTATAGCAAATGCAGAACTTTTAAGCAGTATGATTCTGGCTAAACTGGTAAACCCCACGGTTCCAACTATATATGCAAGCTGGGCAAGAGCCATCAATATGCAAAACGGTTATGTGAGTGTTGGTTGTCCGGAGTTTGGTATGTTGCGTGTGGCAACAACTCAGATGGGAAAATATTATGGGCTCCCAACCGGAGGCGGCGGAAACCTGACTGACTCTTTATCTCTTGATCCGCAGCTTGGAGCGGAACAGTGTTCGACTAGTATGTTGCCTGCGATGGCTGGCATTAATATGATCCAAGGCATGGGGCTAATCGCCGGTATGAATGCTGTAAGTGCGGAAGCGCTTGTCATTGCGTCTGAAATTGCAAATTATGTAAAAAGAGTACATAGAGGAATTGATGTCAATAAGGATTTTAAGGGGGTTGAGCTTATTAAAAATATTGGCCCTTCTGGCGATTTCTTAACATCGGAACACACTTTAGAAAATTTCAAAAAAGAACTTTGGATGCGGAGCATATTCGACTGTTCTGCCGTTAAAAACGAAAACAGTCAACTGGAATCTGGTGTGCTGAGTAAAACGGTTATGAAAACTAAGAAACTAATGAAAAGATATGTTCCTATTACTTTGCCCGAGGATGCAGAGACTGTGCTTGATAATATTATCCGCAGCTAACGATTATAGAATTTTTTACCTATCATATAAAAAAGAAAGTGTGGAGTTACAAGGATGGATAGTAAAGTTCTCAGGTCTATTGCAGAGGCAGTTATAGATGGCTCCGTCAAACAGGTTGCCACTTTAGTCAATGAGGCGGTTTGTGCTCAAATCCCGGCTGGGAAAATCCTGAATGACGGGTTGATTTCAGGAATGAACCAGGTTGGAGAACTTTTTAAAGAGGGCGAAATGTTTGTGCCCGAGGTTTTAGTTTCAGCAAAAGCGCTACAAAACGGGGTTGATATTATTCGTAGTCTGCTTGTAGAGGAGGGGGTAAAAGCGGCAGGCAAAATTCTGACGGTGACGGTAGAGGGAGACCTTCATGATATTGGCGTTAAGCTTGTCGGAATGATGTTAGAAGGGGCCGGTTTTGAGGTGGTCAATATTGGTGTGGATGTCACCGTTGCCAAAATTGTTGAGAAGGTCAAAGAAATAAGGCCGAATATTCTTGGACTATCTGCGATGCTCACAACTACGATGGTAAATATGAAGGATGTGATGGATGCTCTTAAGGAAGAAGGATTACTTGATGATTTAAAAGTAATGATAGGCGGTGCTCCTGTGTCTCCTCTGTATGCTGAAAAGATTGGGGCGGTGTATTCTGCCGATGCAAGTGACGCTGTAACTGTAGCGAGAAATATTCTGCCGCGTTAGGCGATACTTCTCAGAGATTAATCTAATCTGTTCTTTTAATGTAATGGTTTAAGTACTAGCAAATTATTGAAGACAAAAGGAGAGATTGTGTATGAAAAAATATCTTATAAGAGTAATGGCGATATTTACTTTTAGCTTTATGTTTGCCTCCTGTTTTTCACTTGCTGCGGAGGCTAAGGTGCTTAAAATGTATGCTCCGTACCCTGCGGATAGTTTTATTACACAAGGATTAGTCTCTGCGGTGGAGCAGATAAAAAAAGAGACGAAAGGGAAAATATCAATAAAAATTTTCCCTGGTGGGCAACTTGGAGGATATGAGGAAGCGGTAGAAGAAGTTCGTCAAGGAACAATAGACTTGGCTTCAACATGGCTTACGAAGCGTTTTGACCCGCGCCTTGATATGCTTAATCTGCCAGGTTATGCTCCTTTGGGGTATAAGCAGCTCGCAAAAATTTGTTTTGCAGTAGATTCTCCCTTTGCTACAAAAATCGAATCCGTTCTTCAGTCAATTAATATTGTGAGTCTTGGCCCGTGGCCGGAACCTTATGCGAATCTTATTTTTGCCAAAGGAAAACGCCCTGAAAAATTCATCGGCTTTGAAAATAAAAAAAGAAGCATAAGGGTACCCGGAATGCCTCTTTATAGAGATTCTTATGTGGCTATGGGGTATCAGACTCTGACGATGGATGTATCGGAGCTTTGGAATGCTATGCAGACTGGGCAGGTTGACGGCGCCTCTGGACAAACGCTTGAAAGCACATATCTTCTTGGTAAGGATATTGTAAAACATGTAGATTACAACAGGGCAGTCTGTCCTCCTTCGTGGCTTATCATTAATAAAGACCTCTGGTCCTCATTCACCAAAGAGCAGCAGAAGATAGTATCTAAGGCGTTTAATACTTGGTCGCTTAAAACGCTTGATTTGATGGCTAAAAAAGACATCGAGTATGCGAAACTTCTGAAAGATTATGGAATTGAAGTGGCAGAATATAATGACAAATATTATTCTGAACTAGCGGCATATCTCAGAAAGACAGTTTGGCCGAAATACTATGATGTGTTTGGTAAAGATTTCCTTGTCAATCTTGATAAGATTGTAAATAATATGAAAAATAAATAACCAGTAGAAACATATGGTAAAAGCATGCCTGAAGTCGAGTAACCTTTGGGTATGCTTTTATGTTTAAAAGAAAGCCGGGGTGATTGTGGTGAAAAAAATAAAAGCAACAAATCAAATCATGGAATCAAAAATATGGAAAAGCCTACTGGTGATCCAAAGAGGCATCATGTTGCTCACTTCTTTGGTGATGCTGATGATATTGGGAGCTGTTGTTGTTGCTAGATATGTTTTTCATATGGATATTTTTGGTTATGATGAGATAGTTCTTGTCGATTCTTTCTGGATGTATTTTATAGGGGCTTCCTATGCAATGTATGAGGGCGGTCATATTAAAGCGGACATCTTATCTTCGTTGCTCAAGCCGAGAAAACGTGCATTGATGAAGGTTGTGGCGGGGATATTTCAAACTTTGGTGAATATTATTTTTAATGTTTTTGCCTACAATTTAATTGTAAGATCAATAAAAATATGGCCAGTAACCTCTTCATGGAATATTCCATTTCTGATTCCACAGATGGCCTTATTTTTAGGTTTTACATTAATGTCATTTTATCTAATCATCTACACAGCCAAAGACCTCAATATATATATTGGTATAGGTAAGGAGGAGGATTAACCGTGGCGATTTTTATAGCCATTTTGATTATTATAGCCGGCTTGCTGCTTGGAATGTATATACAATATGCCTTTATGGCGGCGGCGTTATTTTTGATAGTGACTTTAGATTATCAGACGAGTTTTTTGCTCACGTATGGATATAGTATAGTCAATTCCTTAATATTGATTTG contains these protein-coding regions:
- a CDS encoding trimethylamine methyltransferase family protein; amino-acid sequence: MEFVRPKIKLLDDEEIKYIDRISRDILKEIGFICEDDEAMSIFAKAGARVLIKDKKVFLTNHIIDQVIETFNPMVELYGRNGRETLHVGGDNLYFGTTGFATNYLDLENGGYRPSTSKDVVDIMKLCDVLDPPDYILPSVGATDVEPEYVDLYEFKAGMLYTSKHIQTQANDRKNVKKIIKMAEFMAGSSEELRKAPFFSFLVTLTSPLHQRSDSMQLIIESAQNNIPLFIESGPMAGATSPVTLAETVAIANAELLSSMILAKLVNPTVPTIYASWARAINMQNGYVSVGCPEFGMLRVATTQMGKYYGLPTGGGGNLTDSLSLDPQLGAEQCSTSMLPAMAGINMIQGMGLIAGMNAVSAEALVIASEIANYVKRVHRGIDVNKDFKGVELIKNIGPSGDFLTSEHTLENFKKELWMRSIFDCSAVKNENSQLESGVLSKTVMKTKKLMKRYVPITLPEDAETVLDNIIRS
- a CDS encoding corrinoid protein; translation: MDSKVLRSIAEAVIDGSVKQVATLVNEAVCAQIPAGKILNDGLISGMNQVGELFKEGEMFVPEVLVSAKALQNGVDIIRSLLVEEGVKAAGKILTVTVEGDLHDIGVKLVGMMLEGAGFEVVNIGVDVTVAKIVEKVKEIRPNILGLSAMLTTTMVNMKDVMDALKEEGLLDDLKVMIGGAPVSPLYAEKIGAVYSADASDAVTVARNILPR
- the dctP gene encoding TRAP transporter substrate-binding protein DctP, encoding MKKYLIRVMAIFTFSFMFASCFSLAAEAKVLKMYAPYPADSFITQGLVSAVEQIKKETKGKISIKIFPGGQLGGYEEAVEEVRQGTIDLASTWLTKRFDPRLDMLNLPGYAPLGYKQLAKICFAVDSPFATKIESVLQSINIVSLGPWPEPYANLIFAKGKRPEKFIGFENKKRSIRVPGMPLYRDSYVAMGYQTLTMDVSELWNAMQTGQVDGASGQTLESTYLLGKDIVKHVDYNRAVCPPSWLIINKDLWSSFTKEQQKIVSKAFNTWSLKTLDLMAKKDIEYAKLLKDYGIEVAEYNDKYYSELAAYLRKTVWPKYYDVFGKDFLVNLDKIVNNMKNK
- a CDS encoding TRAP transporter small permease, with translation MKKIKATNQIMESKIWKSLLVIQRGIMLLTSLVMLMILGAVVVARYVFHMDIFGYDEIVLVDSFWMYFIGASYAMYEGGHIKADILSSLLKPRKRALMKVVAGIFQTLVNIIFNVFAYNLIVRSIKIWPVTSSWNIPFLIPQMALFLGFTLMSFYLIIYTAKDLNIYIGIGKEED